CCACTTCACCTCTGGGAACTGGCGGTAGGTTCCGGAGCTTGAGCACGGGGCATCGAGGATTATTTTGTCGAATTTAGCCTTGTCCCTGAAGCTCTGGCCGTCGGCGTGGACGAGCCTGACGTTTTTAATGCCGAGTAGCTTCATCTTCTCCTTCATCCTCATCAGGCGGTCGTAGGAGTAGTCAACCGCGATGATTTCTCCTTTATTCTCCATCAGTGCCGCCGCGTGGAAGGTCTTCGAGCCGGGGGCCGCGGCCAAATCGAGAATCCTCTCGCCGGGTTCAGGAGCCAAAACGTGGGCAACGTAGGCCGAAGCTAAATCCTGGATCACGAACTTTCCCTGTTTGTACCAGTCGAGCCTCATGACCGGCGTTTTGTATTCGAGGACCTTCAGAACGTCGAGAACCGGAGTCAGGGCCGTTCTAACGCCCTTTTCCTCAAGGTAATCTCTGAGAGAATCAACGTCTGTCTTCAGCGTGTTCGCCCTGACGTAATACCTCTGCGGCCTGTTGTTGCTGAGGAGCAGGCGAACGGCCTCGTCGTAGCCGAACAGGTCGATAGCGTACTCCACGTACCAGCGGGGGTGGGAGAAGCGAACGCTCAACCACTCGATTCTGTCCTTCTCCTTCAACTTCCTCAGCGCTTTATCGACGTCGAACTTCTCTATCGAGTGCATCAGAGCGTTTACAAATTTGGCGCGGGAGAAATCAAAGCGCTCCTTGACGACGCGGATTATTGAGTCGGTCGCCACCGCCGGCGGAACCTTCCTGAAGTGCATCTCAAACGTCCCGATGCGGAGGAGGTTCGCCAGGTAGGGGTCGAGGTCTTCAACCGTCGAGCCTTTCAGCACGGAGTTGATTATGAAGTCTATTTTAGCGCGCCACTTCTCAATCTCGAAGACGTAGGCGTGCGCCAGCCCCCTCGCCTTCTCGCGGTCCCTTCCGGCTATCTTCCTGAAGACCCTCTCGAGGGCGTGCTTCGACGACAGCTCGCGCTCCTCAACGAGCATCAACGCGTCCGCCACCACTTCCTGAAAGCTCGCGCGGTAAAATAGCTCCATGCTCGGCCCTTCGATGGGAGGTTTAAAAAGGTGGTGGTGAGTTTGTTTAGTAATCCCATCGTTTATTAAGATACAAATACGAAAATAAGATACGAATACAAAAAAGTTAAATAACAAAACAGTATATAAACCAAAATGGGTGTTCGTAATGGGTGTCCAAGATCTTGTTAATGCTCTCAACCAAAGTCTCTCCACCACGCAGAAACTGGAGCTGGTTGAAGCCTTTCTCCAGAGTGGTGATGCTGAGTACGTTCTGGATAGATGCCCTAAGTTATGGACAAAAATTAACGATTACTATGATCTCCTTCATAATAAATTCATGAAAAAGGAAATATTGGAAAATGTTATGATTAATCTTCTAGACCCACTCCGGTCCGAGGAGGAGAAGATTAAACTAAAAAGTCTTGAAGCTGAGCTCGTTAAATATATAGAAGGGCTTGATAAGAGAATTAAAGACATTGAAAAACAAATATTAGACATCATCCAAAACAACCCAAACTGCATGCCCAGAGTCCCCTCTGCTGTTCAAGCTCCAACCATTGGCATTCCTCCTATTAATATTCCTCAATGTCCCGAATTTGAGAAATTCCTTGATCAAATGGAGGGTATAGTTAGAATCATTAGTACCAAGCTAAGTGATTCCCCGTTTGGAACGCCTTGGATTATGGCCCATTTGGGTTTTGTGGGTTATACCGATCATGGCATCAATCATGCAAAAAGGGTTTTTGACAACGCTAAGAAAATAGCTCGCGAAATTGGGGCCAATCTGAACCCCCTTGAAATCTCCATCCTCAAAATAGCCGTTTACTATCATGACTATGCCATGAACTTTCTTCCAAATGTCGTCAAGAAAAATCTTCAAAACCTCGACCGGAATGCACTGAGAAAGGGACACGCATCCTTCTCAGCTCATCAGTGGATAAATGATTTTGATAGCTATTACAAGATACTGCTGGAGAAGTATATTACCAGTAATCACGACTTACAAAAAATAAAAGATGCAGTGGCAGAGATTATTGAAAACCACAGCGGGGATTTCAACCATTACACAGACAAAAGCATAACCATATGTAATTCGAACATTCCCATTAGGGTTGGTCTACTCTCAGCCCTGTTAAGACTTGCCGATGAAATTGACGCTGGATACTATAGACTGCCCCAGTCAGAAACCCTCGGTGTTATTTTAGTTCTAGGGCTTTGCTATGATGAGTATGCCAAATCTCTTCCCCACTACGTAACCAACGCACTTATAGACTCCATTTCCGTTGAGAACGGCAGGCTGGAAGTATTGATGCATCCTTTTGAAGGTGCCGCGCTCTTCTATCCCCGGATCGATTCAAAGAAAGTCTTGATCACCTATAAGGGTGATGACTTAGACCTACTCAGACCTCTCTTTAACGTTTCAGGTAAACGGGTATATGCCGTAAAGGACATGTTTGAAGAAAAACTCGAGAGCGAACTTGAACTTGCCAACGAGGTATTTAGAAACTACAGTCTGCGGGAGCTGGGGTATCATGTGGAGGAATCAATTCCCCTTGACCTCGCGAGTAGGTTTGACCGTGATTTAGCTTACCGTGGCTTC
This portion of the Thermococcus sp. genome encodes:
- a CDS encoding RsmB/NOP family class I SAM-dependent RNA methyltransferase, translated to MELFYRASFQEVVADALMLVEERELSSKHALERVFRKIAGRDREKARGLAHAYVFEIEKWRAKIDFIINSVLKGSTVEDLDPYLANLLRIGTFEMHFRKVPPAVATDSIIRVVKERFDFSRAKFVNALMHSIEKFDVDKALRKLKEKDRIEWLSVRFSHPRWYVEYAIDLFGYDEAVRLLLSNNRPQRYYVRANTLKTDVDSLRDYLEEKGVRTALTPVLDVLKVLEYKTPVMRLDWYKQGKFVIQDLASAYVAHVLAPEPGERILDLAAAPGSKTFHAAALMENKGEIIAVDYSYDRLMRMKEKMKLLGIKNVRLVHADGQSFRDKAKFDKIILDAPCSSSGTYRQFPEVKW
- a CDS encoding HD domain-containing protein yields the protein MGVQDLVNALNQSLSTTQKLELVEAFLQSGDAEYVLDRCPKLWTKINDYYDLLHNKFMKKEILENVMINLLDPLRSEEEKIKLKSLEAELVKYIEGLDKRIKDIEKQILDIIQNNPNCMPRVPSAVQAPTIGIPPINIPQCPEFEKFLDQMEGIVRIISTKLSDSPFGTPWIMAHLGFVGYTDHGINHAKRVFDNAKKIAREIGANLNPLEISILKIAVYYHDYAMNFLPNVVKKNLQNLDRNALRKGHASFSAHQWINDFDSYYKILLEKYITSNHDLQKIKDAVAEIIENHSGDFNHYTDKSITICNSNIPIRVGLLSALLRLADEIDAGYYRLPQSETLGVILVLGLCYDEYAKSLPHYVTNALIDSISVENGRLEVLMHPFEGAALFYPRIDSKKVLITYKGDDLDLLRPLFNVSGKRVYAVKDMFEEKLESELELANEVFRNYSLRELGYHVEESIPLDLASRFDRDLAYRGFQSFVKMGIGKTLLDSCEDLKEIKSEHDIYEIVEVR